One genomic window of Deinococcus arcticus includes the following:
- a CDS encoding putative bifunctional diguanylate cyclase/phosphodiesterase: MPPRRSALLSAALPAALFAALYLGLQATALRFQGAPGLSAWYLPAGLILAFLTAYGLRFAPWALLTVALGGALLSPHAPDLLASLVNVTAYTLGAALLRRSAGWRSGAVGLRDVPRFATAAVLTSGLAALGTVSVLKLAGGLPGLPWSTAILNWWVGDLVGIVALTPPLLLLRRRERPGATGPGEADRRSRRRFGLLALQLLAIPATLLLVFGLGAAHGLQVLYLCFLPLLWLALQQGLPLATLGSLLMSAGITLLAWATGASAPQRLDMQLLMTTLALTTMVLATLSTERRRQRQRLAHLALHDALTGLPNRRAFLEGLGHMLRRRGAGGGSVLVLFVDIDRLKWVNDTLGHAAGDAYLRAMAGRLARALPPQGLAARLGGDEFALALPVQTQAEEVQWAQGVLAGVQGPLQVAGYEIAPAVSVGASSAPRDGADVEAVLQRADEAMYHAKRTGQGLHHFVPAIPDGHYTALQYEHDLRQALAQGGQLELHYQPQVDLGSMEVIGFEALVRWRHPEQGLIPPGAFLPVAERTGLIVPLGSWVLRAACTQLQRWSLQTGRPLRMAVNVSAAQLHPPLVAEVRAALEASGAAPGQLELELTESALLTDPARAAGVLADIGALGVRMALDDFGTGYSSLSHLNVFPVNTLKIDRSFVQALQGCPPERSVVRGVVALGHALGISVLAEGAETPQQVAWVRDLGCDAVQGYALGRPVPPEQAAAFLQVRA, translated from the coding sequence ATGCCGCCGCGCCGTTCTGCTCTGCTGTCCGCTGCGCTGCCTGCGGCGCTGTTTGCCGCGCTGTACCTGGGGTTGCAGGCCACGGCGCTGCGCTTTCAGGGCGCGCCCGGCCTGTCTGCGTGGTATCTGCCCGCCGGCCTGATTCTGGCGTTTCTGACCGCCTATGGACTGCGGTTTGCGCCGTGGGCGCTGCTGACGGTGGCGCTGGGGGGCGCCCTGCTCTCGCCGCACGCACCAGACCTGCTGGCGTCTTTGGTGAACGTAACCGCCTACACGCTGGGGGCCGCCCTGCTGCGGCGCAGCGCGGGCTGGCGTTCGGGGGCGGTGGGCCTGCGCGACGTGCCCCGCTTTGCCACGGCGGCGGTGCTGACCTCGGGGCTGGCGGCCCTGGGCACAGTGTCGGTTCTGAAGCTGGCGGGCGGACTGCCCGGCCTGCCGTGGTCCACCGCCATCCTGAACTGGTGGGTGGGCGATCTGGTGGGCATCGTGGCGCTGACCCCACCGCTGCTGCTGTTGCGGCGCCGTGAGCGGCCTGGGGCCACAGGGCCCGGGGAGGCAGACCGCCGCTCGCGGCGCCGGTTCGGGCTGCTGGCGCTGCAGCTGCTGGCCATTCCCGCCACCCTGCTGCTGGTGTTTGGCCTGGGTGCGGCGCACGGACTGCAGGTGCTGTACCTGTGTTTTCTGCCGCTGCTGTGGCTGGCCCTGCAGCAGGGGCTGCCGCTGGCCACCCTGGGCAGCCTTCTGATGAGTGCGGGCATCACCCTGCTGGCCTGGGCCACGGGCGCCTCCGCGCCGCAGCGGCTGGACATGCAGCTGCTCATGACCACCCTGGCCCTGACCACAATGGTGCTGGCCACCCTGAGCACCGAGCGGCGGCGCCAGCGCCAGCGGCTGGCGCACCTCGCGCTGCACGACGCCCTGACCGGGCTGCCCAACCGCCGCGCCTTTCTGGAAGGGCTGGGCCACATGCTACGCCGCCGGGGCGCGGGCGGCGGGTCCGTGCTGGTGCTGTTTGTGGACATTGACCGCCTGAAATGGGTGAACGACACGCTGGGTCACGCCGCTGGCGACGCCTACCTGCGGGCCATGGCCGGGCGCCTGGCGCGCGCCCTGCCGCCCCAGGGGCTGGCGGCCCGGCTGGGCGGCGACGAGTTTGCCCTGGCCCTGCCGGTGCAGACCCAGGCCGAGGAGGTGCAGTGGGCCCAGGGGGTGCTGGCTGGTGTGCAGGGGCCCCTGCAGGTGGCGGGCTACGAGATTGCGCCGGCCGTGAGTGTGGGGGCCAGCAGCGCCCCGCGCGACGGCGCCGATGTGGAGGCGGTGCTGCAACGCGCCGATGAAGCGATGTACCACGCCAAGCGCACCGGACAGGGGCTGCACCACTTCGTGCCGGCCATCCCTGATGGCCACTACACCGCGCTGCAGTACGAACACGATCTGCGTCAGGCGCTGGCGCAGGGCGGGCAGCTGGAACTGCACTATCAGCCGCAGGTTGACCTGGGGTCCATGGAGGTGATCGGCTTCGAGGCGCTGGTGCGCTGGCGCCACCCCGAACAGGGCCTGATTCCGCCCGGCGCCTTCCTGCCGGTGGCGGAGCGCACGGGCCTGATTGTGCCGCTGGGCAGCTGGGTGCTGCGGGCGGCCTGCACGCAGTTGCAGCGCTGGAGCCTGCAGACCGGGCGGCCCCTGCGCATGGCAGTGAATGTCTCGGCCGCGCAGCTGCACCCGCCGCTGGTGGCCGAGGTGCGCGCGGCGCTGGAGGCCAGCGGGGCCGCCCCGGGCCAGCTGGAACTGGAACTCACCGAAAGCGCGCTGCTCACGGATCCGGCCCGGGCGGCCGGGGTACTGGCCGACATCGGGGCGCTGGGCGTGCGCATGGCGCTGGACGACTTTGGCACCGGCTATTCCAGCCTCAGCCACCTGAACGTGTTTCCGGTGAACACCCTGAAAATCGACCGTTCCTTTGTGCAGGCCCTGCAGGGTTGCCCGCCTGAACGCAGCGTCGTGCGCGGCGTGGTGGCCCTAGGGCACGCCCTGGGCATCTCGGTGCTGGCTGAGGGCGCCGAGACCCCGCAGCAGGTGGCGTGGGTGCGCGACCTGGGCTGCGACGCCGTGCAGGGCTACGCCCTGGGCCGCCCGGTGCCGCCGGAGCAGGCAGCAGCCTTTCTGCAGGTCCGGGCCTGA
- the pyrF gene encoding orotidine-5'-phosphate decarboxylase, translated as MTFAQAVTDRTRRLDTRLCVGLDPRLETYRDLDHLRAHTLDVLEATAPYAACLKPQLAFYEAAGLAGLTVLHEVCAAARTLGLPVLLDGKRGDIGSTAQAYAQGWLAGDHAGSALTVNPFLGFETLTPFVQTARANGGAVFVLVKTSNPGQADLQGHGISERVAGEVTRLNTQEEGEYASVGAVVGATHPQDLAAFRARLPRALLLLPGLGAQGAGAAQLAPAFDAGGTGALASASRGVQYARGLDVGASVAAARGFRDELNRALA; from the coding sequence ATGACCTTTGCGCAGGCTGTGACCGACCGCACCCGCCGCCTCGACACCCGCCTGTGCGTGGGCCTGGACCCCCGCCTGGAGACCTACCGCGACCTGGACCACCTGCGCGCCCACACGCTGGACGTGCTGGAGGCCACCGCGCCCTACGCCGCGTGTCTCAAACCGCAGTTGGCCTTTTACGAGGCTGCCGGGCTGGCCGGGCTGACGGTGCTGCACGAGGTCTGCGCCGCTGCCCGCACGCTGGGGCTGCCGGTGCTGCTGGACGGCAAGCGGGGCGATATCGGTTCTACGGCGCAGGCATACGCCCAGGGCTGGCTGGCGGGCGACCACGCCGGCTCGGCGCTGACGGTCAACCCCTTTCTGGGCTTCGAGACCCTGACCCCCTTTGTGCAGACCGCCCGGGCCAACGGCGGCGCCGTGTTCGTGCTGGTCAAGACCAGCAACCCCGGCCAGGCCGACTTGCAGGGCCACGGGATCAGCGAGCGCGTGGCCGGTGAGGTGACGCGCCTGAACACGCAGGAGGAAGGCGAGTACGCCAGCGTGGGCGCGGTGGTGGGGGCCACGCACCCACAGGACCTCGCGGCCTTCCGGGCGCGGCTGCCCCGGGCGCTGCTGCTGCTGCCGGGGCTGGGGGCGCAGGGCGCGGGGGCCGCGCAATTGGCGCCGGCGTTTGATGCCGGGGGCACCGGGGCGCTGGCCAGTGCCAGCCGGGGCGTGCAATATGCCCGGGGGCTGGATGTCGGGGCGAGTGTGGCGGCAGCGCGGGGCTTCCGGGACGAACTCAACCGCGCCCTGGCCTGA
- a CDS encoding FAD-dependent monooxygenase — MTASVLIVGAGIGGLALAQVLTAHGVPVRVIEKAAALRPVGAGLILGGNALQVLERLGLAQAARAAGYPLSAAQLTTAAGQPLHTLSYAAWGGAVGVHRAALQGILSQGLAGQILFGTTLRALQPQPAGVDAVLSDGTVHRCRAVIGADGLHSSVRRLLFGGTAPRYAGYTSWRFVVPLPGPAQATELWGRGCRLGLVPIGPQQTYGYLTANAPEQPPGQAKRPGDVAEVLAHGAPFGGPAPALLAGLDAGTPVIRTDIHEVQLRRWGQGHVTLLGDAAHALTPNLGQGAALALEDAWVLGQHLLAAPDVPAALDRYEAQRRPRVRAVQRQSWLLGQAGQLESGTLRALRDLAMRLTPPAAAQRSSQGLFTVNLDVG; from the coding sequence ATGACCGCTTCAGTGCTGATCGTGGGGGCGGGCATTGGCGGGCTGGCGCTGGCCCAGGTGCTGACCGCCCATGGTGTGCCCGTGCGGGTCATCGAGAAGGCGGCGGCCCTGCGACCCGTAGGCGCAGGCCTGATTCTGGGCGGCAACGCCCTGCAGGTGCTGGAGCGGCTGGGGCTGGCCCAGGCGGCGCGCGCCGCTGGGTACCCCCTGAGCGCCGCGCAGCTGACCACCGCTGCGGGGCAGCCGCTGCACACCCTGTCTTACGCGGCCTGGGGCGGGGCAGTGGGTGTGCACCGCGCCGCGCTGCAGGGCATTCTCAGCCAGGGGCTGGCCGGGCAGATCCTGTTTGGGACCACCCTGCGCGCCCTGCAGCCGCAGCCGGCGGGCGTGGACGCTGTGCTCAGCGACGGTACGGTGCATAGGTGCCGCGCGGTCATTGGGGCCGACGGCCTGCACTCCTCGGTGCGGCGGCTGCTGTTCGGGGGAACCGCGCCGCGTTACGCGGGCTACACCAGCTGGCGCTTCGTGGTGCCGCTGCCGGGTCCGGCCCAGGCCACCGAACTGTGGGGCCGGGGCTGCCGCCTGGGCCTGGTGCCGATTGGGCCACAGCAGACCTACGGCTACCTGACTGCCAACGCCCCCGAACAGCCCCCGGGACAGGCCAAGCGGCCCGGCGACGTGGCCGAGGTGCTGGCCCACGGCGCCCCCTTCGGCGGTCCTGCCCCGGCCCTGCTGGCGGGGCTGGACGCGGGGACCCCCGTGATCCGCACCGACATTCACGAGGTGCAGCTGCGCCGCTGGGGACAGGGCCACGTGACGCTGCTGGGCGACGCGGCCCACGCCCTGACCCCCAATCTGGGCCAGGGGGCGGCCCTGGCACTGGAAGACGCCTGGGTGCTGGGCCAGCACCTCCTGGCTGCCCCTGACGTGCCGGCGGCCCTGGACCGGTACGAGGCCCAGCGGCGGCCCCGGGTGAGAGCGGTGCAGCGCCAGTCGTGGCTGCTGGGGCAGGCCGGGCAACTGGAATCTGGCACGCTGCGCGCCCTGCGGGACCTGGCCATGCGCCTCACGCCACCCGCCGCCGCGCAGCGCTCCAGCCAGGGGCTGTTCACCGTCAATCTGGACGTGGGCTGA